Proteins from one Nicotiana tabacum cultivar K326 chromosome 23, ASM71507v2, whole genome shotgun sequence genomic window:
- the LOC107787690 gene encoding putative mitochondrial protein AtMg01250 codes for MLEQRGFGQKWVNWMKFCIFTVRFSILINGSPEGFFPTYKGLRQGDPLSLFLFIIAMEGLNNMIKAAKVNLWVKGFEVDMNGPNSLEITHLQYADDTLVFCDAEEEQLRFLRIILVLFEGISGLHINCRKSHIDPIN; via the coding sequence ATGTTAGAACAAAGGGGTTTTGGACAGAAATGGGTTAATTGGATGAAATTTTGTATCTTTACTGTTAGATTCTCCATTCTCATAAATGGATCTCCTGAAGGCTTCTTCCCTACTTATAAAGGTCTAAGACAAGGTGATCCCTTATCTCTCTTCCTTTTCATTATAGCCATGGAAGGCCTGAACAACATGATTAAGGCAGCTAAAGTCAATTTATGGGTTAAAGGTTTTGAGGTTGACATGAATGGACCAAACAGTCTAGAGATCACACATCTCCAATATGCTGATGATACTCTAGTCTTTTGTGATGCTGAAGAGGAGCAACTGAGGTTTTTGAGGATTATCTTGGTTCTGTTTGAGGGAATCTCAGGACTCCACATCAACTGTAGAAAGAGCCATATTGATCCCATTAATTAA
- the LOC107796371 gene encoding LOW QUALITY PROTEIN: ATP-dependent RNA helicase DEAH11, chloroplastic-like (The sequence of the model RefSeq protein was modified relative to this genomic sequence to represent the inferred CDS: inserted 2 bases in 2 codons) has protein sequence MYTPDSSSNNRRFPAPAMYPQHSYRPANHRPYRPCYYASNYELDRPPGNWHEPPNFIVQLRSRSNHRRISRSELNALIEKLPFAPRNSFVFIKGFIFGSLLYDQWSETLEVIVELWRIRXEGGHLFTPWVKRNVEVSSDRDELKERVKLVFLEKLKGLLSVEGELLQKWENKLDLVCDEITKLKLLKSRNNLVYNVIMKNKEGFEKERDLIRKRIKEFRGGIECVIQHLEEKGFKEEEEGLRVFKIGREFDWNKIHCLMMRECRRLDVCLPIFAFRQQILRQIHYQQVTVLIGETGSGKSTQPVQFLVDSGVTGNGSMVCTQPRKLAANSLARRVQQESEGCYDDTSIICYSSYSSGHKFDSKVVFMTDHCLLQHYMVDKTLSKISCIVVDEAHERSLNTDLLLALIKNLLYHRLDLRLVIMSATADADQLADYFFGCGTFHVSGRTYPVDIKYVPCESIGCLGAGPISSYVYDVVKTVTEIHETEGEGTVLAFLTSQIEVEWACEKFQSSSAIALPLHGKLSYEEQHRVFLSYPGNRKVIFTTNVAETSLTIPGVKCVVDSGMVKESRFEPGTCMSILRICNVSQSSANQRAGRAGRTEPGRCYRLYSESDFEAMPCHQEPEIRKAHLGVAVLRILALGIKNVQDFDFVDAPSAKAIEMATRNLVQLGAVRQKDDAYELTTDGRCRYRRTIVKLGIEPRLGKMILGCFNQHLSREGVVLPAVMANSSSIFFRVGSEGDKLKSDCLKVQFCHPNGDLFTLLSVYRECEAVPRERRNGWCWDNSINAKSMRRCQETVQELEACLQNELNIIIASYWRWDPQVHTEHDETLKSIILFSLAENVAMYSGYDQLGYEVALSGKYIQLHPSCSLLNFDRRPTWVVFGEILAAAKEYLVCVTVFEFSSLCTLSPSPLFNFLEMDAQKLENKVLTGFGSMLLKRFCGKSNSSVNNLVSRIRTKHLDERIGIQVNVDKNEVLLYASSSDMERVLGQVNDALEYESKLLQNECLEKCLFNGGSAASSSVALFGAGAIVKHLELKKRFLAVDIFHSNTKAVDDKELLMFLERNTSGDICALLKSSGIGHDNEENRWGRVTFLSPDAAKQATLLDQVECSGGFLKVVPSRSVFCNDQKQFSSVLRAKVYWPRRCSKGVAIVKCEPNDVAFIVNDXSGVTIGGNFIRSKASNKYIDRIVISGLNSELSEPEIFDVLSAATNMKILDFFLVRGDGVENPPIAACEEALRREISAFMPKRIPLVQSIRVQVFQPEPKDTYMRATVLFDGSLHLEAAEALEQIDGKVLSGCLPWQKIRCQQLFHTSVSCPAPVYHVIRNQLDSLLARLRRRKGVECNLERNENGSYRVKISATGTKIVAELRRPLEQLMKGKIVDHVGISPTVVQLLFSREGTNIMKMVQRETGTYILFDRHSLYVRIFGSSDMIDMAQQNFVNALLALHESKQLEVHLRGGLLPLDLMKRVVQRFGPDLSGLKLKVPDAELSLNTRSHCISIRGTKEMKQKVEEIISEISQTSGLPNQRMDDEADCPICLCVLEDAYRLEGCTHVFCRSCLLEQCESAIRSREGFPLCCMHKGCGTHMLLADLRSLLSSEKLEELFRASIGAFVAASGGHYRFCPSPDCPSVYRVAESGVVGAPFACDACYVETCTSCHLEYHPYISCEKYREIKDDPDFSLKEWSKGKENVKKCPVCGFTIEKADGCNRIECRCGKHVCWVCLVFFNSSDDCYNHLRSIHQAII, from the exons ATGTATACACCTGATTCTTCCTCCAACAACCGCCGGTTCCCGGCGCCGGCGATGTATCCGCAGCACAGTTACCGTCCGGCGAATCACCGGCCCTATAGGCCGTGCTATTATGCTTCGAATTACGAGCTTGATCGCCCGCCGGGGAATTGGCACGAACCGCCGAATTTCATAGTCCAGCTTCGTTCCCGTAGTAACCACCGAAGAATCAGCCGTTCCGAATTGAACGCTCTAATTGAGAAATTACCGTTTGCCCCTCGGAATTCCTTTGTGTTTATCAAAGGTTTCATTTTTGGGTCACTGCTGTACGATCAATGGAGTGAAACGCTTGAAGTGATTGTGGAATTATGGAGAATAA CCGAAGGCGGGCATTTGTTTACGCCGTGGGTGAAACGAAATGTTGAGGTTTCATCTGATAGGGATGAGTTGAAGGAGAGGGTAAAACtggtatttttggagaagttGAAGGGATTGTTATCAGTAGAGGGTGAATTGTTACAAAAGTGGGAGAACAAATTGGATTTGGTGTGCGATGAAATTACAAAATTGAAATTACTAAAGAGTAGGAATAATTTGGTGTACAATGTGATTATGAAGAATAAGGAGGGGTTTGAGAAGGAAAGGGATTTGATAAGGAAAAGGATAAAGGAGTTTAGAGGAGGGATTGAATGTGTTATTCAGCATTTGGAGGAGAAGGGTTTTAAGGAAGAGGAAGAGGGTTTAAGGGTGTTTAAGATTGGAAGAGAATTTGATTGGAATAAAATTCATTGTTTGATGATGAGAGAGTGTCGTAGGCTTGATGTTTGCTTGCCAATTTTCGCTTTCCGGCAGCAGATACTTAGGCAAATACATTATCAACAG GTGACCGTCTTGATTGGCGAGACTGGATCAGGAAAAAGTACACAACCGGTTCAATTCCTAGTTGATTCTGGAGTGACTGGTAATGGATCTATGGTTTGTACTCAGCCCCGGAAGCTTGCTGCCAACTCTTTGGCACGAAGGGTGCAACAAGAAAGCGAAGGGTGTTATGATGACACCTCGATCATATGCTATTCTTCATATTCATCTGGTCATAAATTTGACTCAAAGGTTGTGTTTATGACAGATCATTGCCTTCTACAGCACTATATGGTCGATAAGACTTTGTCCAAGATTTCATGTATTGTTGTTGATGAGgcacatgaaagaagcctaaacACTGATCTACTTTTAGCATTGATAAAGAATCTGCTCTATCATAGGCTTGATCTGAGGCTTGTTATTATGTCTGCCACAGCTGATGCAGACCAGCTTGCTGATTACTTCTTTGGCTGTGGAACGTTCCACGTGTCGGGTAGAACTTATCCGGTTGATATTAAATATGTTCCCTGTGAATCCATTGGATGTCTTGGTGCTGGCCCAATCTCCTCCTATGTCTATGATGTTGTTAAGACGGTGACTGAAATCCATGAAACAGAGGGAGAGGGAACAGTCCTAGCCTTCTTGACTTCTCAAATTGAAGTCGAATGGGCTTGTGAGAAGTTTCAATCATCATCAGCCATTGCTTTACCTTTACATGGCAAACTATCCTATGAAGAACAGCATAGAGTTTTTCTCAGCTATCCGGGGAACAGAAAGGTAATATTCACTACAAATGTTGCTGAGACATCATTGACAATTCCAGGGGTTAAATGTGTTGTTGATTCTGGCATGGTCAAAGAAAGCAGGTTTGAACCTGGCACTTGCATGAGTATTCTCAGGATATGCAATGTCAGCCAGAGCTCTGCTAATCAACGGGCTGGCCGTGCTGGGAGAACTGAACCAGGAAGGTGTTATAGACTTTACTCAGAAAGTGATTTTGAGGCTATGCCTTGTCATCAGGAACCTGAAATTCGCAAGGCTCATCTTGGTGTTGCAGTGCTGAGGATTCTTGCTCTGGGCATCAAGAACGTGCAAGATTTTGATTTTGTTGACGCACCTAGCGCTAAAGCTATTGAGATGGCCACCAGAAATCTGGTTCAGTTAGGCGCTGTTAGGCAAAAAGATGATGCTTATGAATTAACTACAGACGgacgat gtcgttacagaCGAACGATAGTCAAGTTGGGTATTGAACCTCGGCTAGGCAAAATGATCCTCGGTTGCTTTAATCAACATTTGAGTAGAGAAGGTGTTGTTCTTCCTGCTGTTATGGCTAATTCGAGCAGTATTTTTTTCAGGGTTGGTTCTGAAGGAGACAAGCTAAAATCTGATTGCTTGAAGGTGCAATTTTGCCATCCAAATGGTGATCTCTTCACTCTACTTTCTGTTTACAGAGAATGTGAGGCTGTGCCTAGGGAAAGGAGGAATGGCTGGTGTTGGGATAATAGCATCAATGCCAAATCAATGAGGAGATGCCAGGAGACTGTGCAAGAACTGGAAGCTTGCCTCCAGAATGAACTTAATATTATTATTGCAAGCTACTGGCGTTGGGATCCTCAGGTGCATACCGAGCATGATGAAACTTTGAAAAGTATAATACTTTTTTCGCTTGCCGAGAATGTTGCTATGTATTCTGGATATGATCAGCTAGGTTATGAGGTAGCACTAAGTGGGAAGTATATCCAACTACATCCATCCTGTTCACTGTTAAATTTTGATCGACGACCAACCTGGGTAGTTTTTGGTGAAATCCTTGCTGCAGCTAAGGAGTATCTGGTCTGTGTTACCGTATTTGAGTTTAGTTCTCTTTGTACTCTTAGTCCTTCCCCGTTGTTTAATTTTCTGGAGATGGATGCCCAAAAGCTGGAAAATAAGGTTTTAACAGGTTTTGGGAGCATGCTATTGAAAAGATTCTGTGGAAAATCTAACAGTAGTGTCAATAACCTTGTTTCACGCATTAGAACTAAACATTTGGATGAAAGGATTGGCATTCAAGTTAATGTTGATAAGAACGAGGTTTTGTTATATGCTTCATCCAGTGACATGGAGCGTGTTTTGGGCCAAGTGAATGATGCACTAGAGTATGAAAGCAAGTTGTTGCAGAATGAATGCTTGGAGAAATGCCTATTCAATGGTGGATCAGCTGCTTCGTCCTCAGTTGCCCTCTTTGGAGCTGGTGCAATTGTTAAGCATTTAGAGCTTAAGAAGAGATTCTTGGCTGTTGACATATTTCATTCAAATACAAAAGCAGTTGATGATAAGGAACTGCTGATGTTTTTGGAGAGAAACACATCGGGTGATATTTGTGCACTGCTCAAGTCCTCAGGCATTGGCCACGACAATGAGGAGAACAGATGGGGCAGGGTAACATTTCTTTCTCCTGATGCTGCTAAACAAGCTACATTGTTGGATCAGGTAGAATGTAGTGGTGGCTTTCTAAAAGTTGTTCCTTCGAGGAGTGTATTCTGTAATGACCAAAAGCAGTTTTCCTCTGTTCTCAGAGCTAAAGTTTATTGGCCTCGTAGATGCAGTAAAGGTGTAGCTATTGTAAAATGTGAACCAAACGATGTTGCATTTATAGTAAATG TCTCTGGTGTAACGATAGGTGGAAACTTTATCCGTTCAAAGGCAAGCAATAAGTACATTGACCGCATAGTAATTTCAGGACTTAATAGCGAACTTTCTGAACCGGAGATATTTGACGTTTTGAGTGCAGCAACAAATATGAAAATTCTGGATTTCTTCTTGGTGAGAGGAGATGGTGTGGAAAATCCTCCAATTGCTGCTTGTGAAGAAGCACTCAGGAGAGAAATATCCGCTTTCATGCCTAAAAGAATCCCTTTAGTCCAGTCTATTCGGGTTCAGGTCTTCCAACCAGAACCAAAGGACACTTACATGCGAGCGACTGTCCTGTTTGATGGAAGTCTGCATCTTGAAGCAGCTGAGGCTTTGGAGCAAATTGATGGCAAGGTTCTGTCTGGATGTCTTCCCTGGCAGAAGATAAGATGTCAGCAACTGTTTCACACCTCTGTTTCCTGTCCTGCACCAGTTTATCATGTTATTAGGAACCAGCTGGATTCTTTACTCGCACGTCTCCGGCGAAGAAAGG GTGTGGAGTGCAATCTGGAGAGAAATGAAAATGGGTCTTATAGGGTTAAAATATCTGCTACTGGTACAAAGATTGTAGCAGAATTGAGAAGGCCATTGGAGCAACTTATGAAAGGCAAGATTGTGGATCATGTGGGAATTTCTCCAACTGTTGTTCAACTTCTATTTTCAAGAGAAGGGACTAATATTATGAAGATGGTTCAGCGGGAGACAGGAACCTATATTCTTTTTGACAGGCATAGCCTTTATGTGAGAATCTTTGGTTCCTCAGACATGATTGATATGGCGCAGCAGAATTTTGTTAACGCCCTTCTGGCACTACATGAAAGCAAGCAACTTGAAGTGCATCTTCGTGGAGGACTTTTGCCTCTTGACCTGATGAAAAGAGTTGTTCAGAGGTTTGGACCAGATCTTAGTGGTCTCAAACTAAAGGTGCCCGATGCAGAACTCTCTCTGAACACCAGGAGCCATTGCATCTCTATTAGAGGTACTAAAGAGATGAAGCAAAAAGTTGAGGAGATAATTTCTGAAATTTCTCAAACAAGTGGGCTTCCAAATCAAAGGATGGATGATGAGGCTGACTGTCCTATTTGCTTGTGTGTACTCGAGGATGCTTATAGACTTGAAGGTTGTACCCACGTCTTCTGTCGATCATGCTTGCTGGAACAGTGTGAGTCTGCAATCAGAAGCAGGGAAGGTTTCCCGCTATGTTGTATGCATAAAGGTTGTGGAACACATATGCTACTCGCTGATTTGAGGTCTCTATTGTCAAGTGAGAAGTTGGAAGAGCTGTTCAGGGCTTCTATAGGGGCTTTTGTAGCAGCAAGCGGGGGTCACTACCGGTTTTGCCCCTCACCTGACTGCCCTTCAGTGTATCGTGTTGCTGAATCAGGAGTGGTTGGTGCGCCCTTTGCCTGTGATGCATGTTATGTGGAGACGTGTACGAGCTGCCACTTGGAGTATCACCCTTATATCTCGTGCGAGAAGTATCGGGAGATCAAGGATGACCCAGATTTCTCTCTAAAGGAATGGTCCAAGGGGAAAGAGAATGTGAAGAAATGTCCTGTTTGCGGGTTTACAATAGAGAAGGCGGATGGTTGCAATCGTATCGAGTGTAGGTGTGGAAAACATGTTTGCTGGGTTTGTTTGGTATTCTTCAACAGCAGTGACGATTGCTATAACCATTTAAGGTCTATTCACCAGGCCATTATATGA
- the LOC107796369 gene encoding RING-H2 finger protein ATL52-like, whose product MALYSRKILVIAKDKMAICLNCSPERCPTECGVGPFLPPPSNPVTSESHHMPFYFIIMLCVLGAIFVFICYMITLKKFKMNTRRSSQDLSGNSEDFIDENQGPILDHPIWYIHTIGLPQSIIESIPVFRYTKKEDLIEGTDCSVCLTEFEEDESLRLLPKCSHAFHVPCIDTWLVLHTNCPVCRAPIVSDLNAALQMNNVEISSTGVNDSRASDVNPVENRNSGYDLDNQDLVEEESREMRLGGENLDVLPNEEGKVIGILEKIHGVLDERGKGLRVFSDLAERCVKVNDELQPTRRSVSMDPSAVSLVHFAMNETNLENGEGCSNLDDQLVEKTENSDISSKKGSRNSSLYEVMKSSSFGRSLQKVPICMIKRSFSTNGKCSVSTSEKEVKNQENQCK is encoded by the coding sequence atggctTTGTATAGTAGGAAGATACTAGTTATAGCTAAAGATAAAATggctatttgtttaaattgttcACCAGAAAGATGTCCTACTGAATGTGGGGTTGGTCCATTTTTGCCCCCCCCTTCTAATCCTGTTACAAGTGAAAGTCATCATAtgccattttattttataattatgcTTTGTGTACTTGGGGCAATTTTTGTGTTTATTTGTTATATGATTACTcttaaaaagttcaaaatgaaTACAAGAAGAAGTTCTCAAGATTTGAGTGGAAATAGTGAAGATTTTATTGATGAAAATCAAGGACCAATTTTGGATCATCCAATTTGGTATATACATACAATTGGCCTACCACAATCGATAATTGAGTCTATACCTGTGTTTAGGTATACTAAGAAAGAAGACTTGATTGAAGGTACTGATTGTTCTGTTTGCTTAACtgaatttgaagaagatgaaagtCTTAGGTTGTTGCCTAAATGTAGTCATGCTTTTCATGTTCCTTGTATTGATACTTGGTTGGTTTTACACACGAATTGCCCCGTGTGTCGTGCTCCTATTGTTTCTGATTTAAATGCTGCATTACAAATGAACAATGTGGAAATTTCCTCTACTGGTGTAAATGATTCTAGAGCAAGTGATGTTAATCCAGTGGAGAATAGAAATAGTGGCTATGATTTGGATAATCAAGACTTGGTGGAAGAGGAAAGTCGCGAAATGAGGCTAGGAGGTGAAAATCTTGATGTATTGCCTAATGAAGAAGGGAAAGTTATTGGAATTTTGGAGAAAATACATGGTGTTTTAGATGAAAGGGGAAAAGGGTTGCGAGTATTTAGCGATTTAGCTGAGCGTTGTGTGAAAGTAAACGACGAATTGCAGCCAACACGGAGGTCTGTTTCAATGGATCCATCAGCTGTTTCATTAGTACATTTTGCTATGAATGAAACGAACTTGGAAAATGGCGAAGGGTGTTCAAATTTAGATGATCAATTGGTTGAAAAGACGGAAAATTCTGATATAAGTTCAAAGAAAGGAagtagaaattcgagcttatatgAAGTGATGAAGAGTTCTTCCTTCGGTCGTTCACTGCAGAAAGTGCCAATTTGTATGATCAAAAGGTCCTTTTCTACTAATGGAAAGTGTTCAGTATCCACAAGTGAAAAAGAGGTCAAGAATCAAGAAAATCAATGTAAGTGA